The proteins below are encoded in one region of Neofelis nebulosa isolate mNeoNeb1 chromosome 17, mNeoNeb1.pri, whole genome shotgun sequence:
- the TMEM143 gene encoding transmembrane protein 143 isoform X1 → MTVERWLRLQGKGLAMLLVTRGVWGSRVRVWSLLPTLLGPPRALSSLAAKMGEYRKMWNPTEPRDWAQQYRERFIPFSKEQLLRLLIQEFHSSPADKAALELFAAHVDFCTLFHYHHILARLQALYDPINPDRETLDQPSLTDPQRLSNEQEVLQALEPLLAQANFSPLSEDALAYALVVHHPQDEVQVTVNLDQYIYMQFWALGQRVGQIPRKSSVGSKRGFIRSPPAERRYFKRVVLAARTKRGHLVLKSFKDTPLEGLEQLLPELKVRTPTLQRALLNVTLFVSGVVFFVNVGMVVLSDLKVATSLLLLLFAAFMGLRASKMFGQRRSAQALELAHMLYYRSTSNNSELLSALALRAQEEHAKEALLAHSFLARLPRTARGAPEETSLWLQSEVENWLLAQSGCDVAFNGTRALAHLQALTPSLGMYPPPGFPKLDALPAVISESPRSAPSSDKP, encoded by the exons ATGACAGTCGAGCGTTGGCTAAG GCTCCAGGGAAAGGGTCTGGCTATGCTGCTGGTGACCCGGGGGGTCTGGGGATCCAGGGTCCGAGTATGGTCCCTGTTGCCCACGCTTCTCGGGCCCCCCCGGGCCCTGTCGTCGCTAGCGGCCAAGATGGGGGAGTACCGCAAGATGTGGAACCCCACGGAGCCCCGCGACTGGGCCCAGCAGTACCGCGAGCGGTTCATCCCGTTCTCCAAGGAGCAACTGCTCCGCCTCCTGATACAG GAATTCCACTCCAGCCCCGCGGACAAGGCAGCCTTGGAGTTGTTTGCGGCGCACGTGGACTTCTGCACCTTGTTCCACTACCACCACATCCTGGCCCGGCTGCAG GCCTTGTATGACCCCATCAACCCCGACAGGGAGACCCTCGACCAGCCTTCGCTTACGGACCCACAGCGTCTGTCCAACGAACAGGAggtgctccaggctctggagccccTGCTGGCCCAGGCCAATTTCTCCCCGCTGTCTGAGGACGCTCTGGCCTACGCTCTGGTGGTCCACCACCCTCAGGATGAGGTCCAG GTGACAGTAAATTTGGATCAGTATATCTACATGCAGTTCTGGGCCCTGGGCCAGCGAGTCGGGCAGATCCCCCGTAAGTCCAGCGTGGGCTCCAAACGTGGCTTCATCAGGTCGCCCCCCGCAGAGAG GAGGTACTTCAAGCGGGTGGTGCTAGCGGCCCGAACGAAGCGGGGGCACCTGGTGCTGAAGAGCTTCAAGGACACGCCGCTGGAGGGTCTGGAGCAGCTGCTGCCCGAGCTGAAGGTGCGCACGCCCACCCTGCAGCGTGCGCTGCTCAACGTCACGCTCTTCGTCTCGGGCGTGGTGTTCTTTGTCAACGTGGGCATGGTGGTGCTCTCGGACCTCAAGGTGGCCACCTCCCTGCTGCTGTTGCTCTTTGCCGCCTTCATGGGCCTGCGGGCCTCCAAG ATGTTCGGACAGCGGCGCAGCGCGCAGGCGCTGGAGTTGGCGCACATGCTCTACTACCGCAGCACCTCGAACAACTCGGAGCTGCTCAGCGCCCTGGCCCTGCGCGCGCAGGAGGAGCACGCCAAGGAGGCCCTGCTGGCGCACAGCTTCCTGGCCCGGCTGCCCCGGACCGCCCGCGGCGCGCCGGAAG AGACCTCCCTGTGGCTCCAGTCCGAGGTAGAGAACTGGCTTCTGGCCCAGTCGGGCTGTGACGTGGCCTTCAACGGAACTCGGGCCCTGGCCCACCTGCAAGCCCTGACCCCCAGCCTCGGGATGTACCCGCCCCCGGGTTTCCCCAAACTAGACGCGTTGCCTGCAGTCATTTCCGAGTCCCCCCGGTCCGCACCCAGTAGTGACAAGCCCTGA
- the TMEM143 gene encoding transmembrane protein 143 isoform X2, which yields MRRRLNDSRALAKEFHSSPADKAALELFAAHVDFCTLFHYHHILARLQALYDPINPDRETLDQPSLTDPQRLSNEQEVLQALEPLLAQANFSPLSEDALAYALVVHHPQDEVQVTVNLDQYIYMQFWALGQRVGQIPRKSSVGSKRGFIRSPPAERRYFKRVVLAARTKRGHLVLKSFKDTPLEGLEQLLPELKVRTPTLQRALLNVTLFVSGVVFFVNVGMVVLSDLKVATSLLLLLFAAFMGLRASKMFGQRRSAQALELAHMLYYRSTSNNSELLSALALRAQEEHAKEALLAHSFLARLPRTARGAPEETSLWLQSEVENWLLAQSGCDVAFNGTRALAHLQALTPSLGMYPPPGFPKLDALPAVISESPRSAPSSDKP from the exons ATGCGCAGGAGGCTCAATGACAGTCGAGCGTTGGCTAAG GAATTCCACTCCAGCCCCGCGGACAAGGCAGCCTTGGAGTTGTTTGCGGCGCACGTGGACTTCTGCACCTTGTTCCACTACCACCACATCCTGGCCCGGCTGCAG GCCTTGTATGACCCCATCAACCCCGACAGGGAGACCCTCGACCAGCCTTCGCTTACGGACCCACAGCGTCTGTCCAACGAACAGGAggtgctccaggctctggagccccTGCTGGCCCAGGCCAATTTCTCCCCGCTGTCTGAGGACGCTCTGGCCTACGCTCTGGTGGTCCACCACCCTCAGGATGAGGTCCAG GTGACAGTAAATTTGGATCAGTATATCTACATGCAGTTCTGGGCCCTGGGCCAGCGAGTCGGGCAGATCCCCCGTAAGTCCAGCGTGGGCTCCAAACGTGGCTTCATCAGGTCGCCCCCCGCAGAGAG GAGGTACTTCAAGCGGGTGGTGCTAGCGGCCCGAACGAAGCGGGGGCACCTGGTGCTGAAGAGCTTCAAGGACACGCCGCTGGAGGGTCTGGAGCAGCTGCTGCCCGAGCTGAAGGTGCGCACGCCCACCCTGCAGCGTGCGCTGCTCAACGTCACGCTCTTCGTCTCGGGCGTGGTGTTCTTTGTCAACGTGGGCATGGTGGTGCTCTCGGACCTCAAGGTGGCCACCTCCCTGCTGCTGTTGCTCTTTGCCGCCTTCATGGGCCTGCGGGCCTCCAAG ATGTTCGGACAGCGGCGCAGCGCGCAGGCGCTGGAGTTGGCGCACATGCTCTACTACCGCAGCACCTCGAACAACTCGGAGCTGCTCAGCGCCCTGGCCCTGCGCGCGCAGGAGGAGCACGCCAAGGAGGCCCTGCTGGCGCACAGCTTCCTGGCCCGGCTGCCCCGGACCGCCCGCGGCGCGCCGGAAG AGACCTCCCTGTGGCTCCAGTCCGAGGTAGAGAACTGGCTTCTGGCCCAGTCGGGCTGTGACGTGGCCTTCAACGGAACTCGGGCCCTGGCCCACCTGCAAGCCCTGACCCCCAGCCTCGGGATGTACCCGCCCCCGGGTTTCCCCAAACTAGACGCGTTGCCTGCAGTCATTTCCGAGTCCCCCCGGTCCGCACCCAGTAGTGACAAGCCCTGA
- the EMP3 gene encoding epithelial membrane protein 3 — MSLLLLVVSALHILILILLFVATLDKSWWTLPGKESLNLWYDCTWNNDNKTWACSNVSENGWLKAVQVLMVLSLILCCLSFILFMFQLYTMRRGGLFYATGLCQLCTSVAVFTGALIYAIHAEEILAERPAGGSFGYCFALAWVAFPLALASGVIYIHLRKRE, encoded by the exons ATGTCCCTCCTCCTGCTGGTGGTCTCTGCCCTTCACATCCTCATTCTCATCCTGCTTTTCGTGGCCACTTTGGACAAG TCCTGGTGGACCCTCCCGGGGAAGGAGTCCCTGAATCTCTGGTATGACTGCACATGGAACAATGACAACAAGACGTGGGCCTGCAGTAACGTCAGCGAAAATG GCTGGCTGAAGGCGGTCCAGGTCCTCATGGTGCTGTCCCTCATCCTCTGCTGTCTGTCCTTCATCCTGTTCATGTTCCAGCTCTATACCATGCGGCGAGGGGGGCTATTCTATGCTACCGGCCTCTGCCAGCTTTGCACCA GCGTGGCCGTGTTTACAGGGGCGCTGATCTACGCCATTCACGCGGAGGAGATCCTGGCGGAGCGCCCGGCGGGGGGCAGCTTCGGTTACTGCTTCGCCCTGGCTTGGGTGGCCTTCCCCCTCGCCCTGGCCAGCGGCGTCATCTACATCCACCTGCGGAAGCGGGAGTGA